Proteins encoded by one window of Mycolicibacterium cosmeticum:
- a CDS encoding LppP/LprE family lipoprotein, with protein MRRVALGVAIVTGLVLTGCGSSDSTVSKTPDATTPAAGPRTTVAAPAPIVTPTTAAPAPDPCAVNLAAPEIAKAVSTLPRDPRSNQAWSPEPLAGNYNECAPLSVVIVKANTNAPNANTRAVMFHLGKFIPTGVPDTYGFNGIDESASTGDTVALKFSGGTPGLDSVVRFRWNGNGVELIGNTGH; from the coding sequence GTGCGAAGGGTTGCGCTGGGGGTGGCGATCGTGACGGGCCTCGTGCTGACGGGGTGTGGATCGAGCGATTCCACCGTCTCCAAGACACCAGATGCCACCACCCCCGCGGCGGGTCCACGCACCACGGTCGCCGCGCCGGCGCCCATCGTGACGCCGACGACCGCCGCACCCGCACCCGATCCGTGTGCGGTGAATCTGGCCGCCCCGGAGATCGCCAAGGCGGTGTCGACGTTGCCGCGCGACCCGCGCAGCAATCAGGCGTGGAGCCCGGAACCGTTGGCGGGCAACTACAACGAATGCGCCCCGCTGTCGGTGGTGATCGTCAAGGCCAACACCAACGCGCCGAACGCCAACACCAGGGCGGTGATGTTCCACCTGGGCAAGTTCATCCCGACCGGGGTGCCCGACACCTACGGCTTCAACGGGATCGACGAGAGCGCCAGCACCGGCGACACCGTCGCACTCAAGTTCTCCGGCGGCACGCCGGGGCTGGACAGCGTGGTGCGGTTCCGGTGGAACGGCAACGGCGTGGAGTTGATCGGCAACACCGGGCACTGA